DNA from Halorarum salinum:
ACGTGAAGCTGCCGAGCGAGCGGCTCCGCCTCAACAAGGGGTTCGCGGTGGGGAACGGCGAATCGGTCGACTTCGTCTTCGACGTGACCGTCTTCGAACGCGGCCCGAACGGCTACGTCCTCCGGCCCGTGGCGGGCGAGTCCGGCACCGGCGACGAGGTCGACATCGAGGCCCTCGAGCGCGGAAACGGCTCCGCGGCCGGCGGAGGCAACGCGAACGGGTCGGGCAACGCCGGGAACGGCGGCGACGGTGCCGGAAACGGCGCGAACGGTAACGATGGGGCCGACGATGGCGACGGCTCGAGCGATGAGGCGAACGGGAACGGCGCCGACGGGACGAGCGGCAACGGCGACGTGAACGCCGACACGGAGGGTAGCATGACCTTCTACGTGAGCGACGAGGAGAACGCCATCGGCGACTTCGAACGTCTGAACGTGACGGTGACGGCGGTCGGTCTGCACCGCGCGGGCGACGGCGACTCCGGCGGCTGGGTCGAGCGGGACGTCGACGACCGGACCGTCGACCTGACGACGCTGACGGGGGCGAACGCGACGCGGCTCGGCACCTTCGGCGTCGGGAACGGCACCTACGACAGGGTGTTCGTCCACGTCGGCGGGATCGACGGAACGCTGGCGGACGGCGAGTCGGTGAACGTCAAGCTCCCGTCGAGCAAGCTCCAGGTGGACAAACGGTTCACCGTCGGGAACGGCGAATCGGTCGACTTCGTCTACGACATGACGGCGTTCGAGGCCGGCAACTCGGGCAAGTACATCCTCAAGCCGGTCGTGGGCGAGTCCGGGACGGGCGACGAAGTGGACATCGACCCCGTCGACGAGGACGATTCGAACGAAGGCGACGCGGACGACGAGTCGGCGGACGGGGACGGATCGGCGGACGACGCCGCCCTGAACGCCTCCTTCGTCGGCGACGTCTCGGCCGGCGAGGAGGCCACCGTCGCGGTGACCCGGAGCGGTACCGGGGTCGAGAACGCGACGGTCAGCGTGACCCAGCAGGCCGACGACGGGCTCTCGATCGTCGAGTTCGAGACGGACGCGAACGGGACCGCGACGTTCGACGTCGATGCGAACGCGACCGGGCTGAGTGTGACCGTCGAAGACGGCGGCGACGAGGTCGAACTCGAACGCGAGTTCGAGGCCGATGGAACCGACGACGGGAGCGGTGACAGCGCCGCGTTGCGGGCCCCGCTCCCTGGGTGATCCCGGTCAGGACTCGGTTTCCGCGGTTCCGTCGGCTTCGGTTCCGTGAGCCGTGGGTTCGCCGGTCGAGGCTCCGTCGGTCGGAGTAGCGTCGGTCGGAGTGCCGTCAGGGGTGGCCCCGTCAGCTCCGCCGGACGAGCCGCCGGAGTCGCCTCCGGACACGCTCCGGCCGGCGCCGGCGCTCCCGCCGATCGCGTCGGAGGAGGCGTAGTTCACGCCGACGTACTCGCCGTCGTGCAGCAGGACGAGCGTGTAGTCGGCCGGCACGGTCAGGTTCGCCGCGAAGCGCGCCTCGGCGCGGCCCGCCTCGCACGTACCGGCGTCGCCGTCCCGGACGGTCCGTACGTCGAGCATGAACGTTTCCGGCGCGATGCGGTCGAACCGGGCGTCGAGGCTCACGTCGGGCCCGGCGACGGTGAGGTTCTCGCGGAGCGTGAGGTTCTGGCCGGAGCCGTTCGGGGCGCTCTCGGTCCGGTCGACGGCGCCGGGTTCGGTCGGGTCGACGCAGCCGACCGCCGTCGTTTCGAAGCCGTTGAGGCCGGCGTCGGGCTGTTCCGCGAACGGGTCGTCGATCGCGACCGCCGTCGTGACGCCGCCGGCGGCGGCGCCGCCGACGAACGCGAGGAGGGCGATCACGATGGCGGTGGTGCGGGAGACCATGCGTTCAGTGGGTTTCGACTCCGGGTTATCAGTGTTGTCGTCGATCCTGTAGGAGTGGCTGTCCGGGTGGAGGGGAACTGCGGAGATGGTCTCGAAAGCCTCCGCGGCTGTCGGCTCGGGGACCGCAACTGCGCTCCTCGCCTCGGTCGCGCCGCTCCCTCGGCCGCGGTGCTCGTCCCTCGCGCGCGTCCGGCGGGCACTACCCGGGACCTGCGGTCCCGTGCGGTCACCCTCGCTCGCACGCTCGCTCGCGTGACCGAGGCGCGGCCGCCGCGCGCCAAGTGGCTGACTCCCCATCGACGCGAGCACTGTGGCGGGGACGCAGAACGCGGGGCTTTCGAGGAGGCCTTGTTTCACCTCGCTCCGTCTGACACGTCCTAACCGAACCAACTAGAACGGCCACGTTCATAGCCCCCGGCCCGCTACGAGCCACCAATGGACGGCCCGCTGTGGACCGAGACGCACGCCCCCGACCTCGCTGACCTCCCCCAGCCGGAGGTGCGCGAGCGGCTCTCCCGGGCGGTCGACGAGCCGATGAACCTCGTCGTCCAGGGTCCGACCGGCGTCGGCAAGACCGCCGCCGTCAGGGCGCTCGCCCGCGAGACCCACGCCGACCCGGGCAACGACCTCATCGAGATCAACGTCGCGGACTTCTTCGGCCGCACGAAGAAGGAGATCCGCACCGACCCGCGCTTCGAGCCGTTCCTCCAGGGCCGGAGCCGGATGGCCAAGCGCGACATGATCAACCGGGTGCTGAAGGAGTCCGCGGCCAACGCGCCGATGTCCGGCGAGTACAAGACGGTCCTGCTGGACAACGCCGAGGAGATCCGCGAGGACTTCCAGCAGGCGCTCCGGCGCGTGATGGAGCAGTACCACCGCGCGACCCAGTTCGTCATCGCGACGCGCCAGCCCTCGAAGCTCATCCCGCCGATCCGGTCGCGCTGCTTCCCGGTGCCGATGCGCGTCCCGACCACCGACGAGACCATCGGCGTGCTCGCGGGCATCTGCGAGGCCGAGGACGTCGAGTACGACGAGGACGGGCTGGAGTTCGTCGCCAGCGCGGCCAACGGCGACCTCCGCCGTGCCGTGCTGGCGACCCAGGCCGCCGCGGTCGAGCACGACGAGGTGACGATGCAGGGCGCCTACGAGACGCTCGACGACGTCGGGAACGACGAGCAGGTGCTCTCGGCGCTCGAATCAGCCCGGAAGGGGGAGCTGAAGGACGCCCGGAGCACCGTCGACGACCTGCTCTCCGATGAGGGGTTCGACGGCGGGGGGCTCCTCCGGGAGCTCTGCCGGGTCGCGCGCTCGAAGTCGGACGCCTCGCCCGAGTCGGTCGCGCGCCTCCACGCGCTCGCCGGCGAGGTCGACCTCGACCTCTCGGAGGGGCTGGACGACCGGCTCCACCTCACTCACCTGCTGGCCGCGTGGGGTGCGGGCCGCAGGACGACCGAACGGCCGGTCCGCGGGAAGGCATGAGGCTCGCGACCGGCTCCCGGCGGTACGTGCTCCCGCCGCTCCTGCTCGGGGTTCCGGTGCTGCTCATCGCCACCCCCGTCGGCCTCGCGCTGCTCGCGCTGGCCGGCTTTCTCGCGTGGTTCTTCCGCGACCCCAGCCGGGAACCTGCCGGCGAGGGCGTGCTCTCGCCGGCCGACGGCCGCGTCTCGGTGCTGCGCGAGGACGGCGACCGCGTCCGCGTCGGCGTGTTCATGAGCCCGTTCGACGTCCACGTCAACCGCGCTCCCGTGGGGGGCGAGGTGACGCGGATCGACCACCGCGGCGCCGCACACAGACCCGCGTTTTCGAAGGAGTCGGCCCGCAACGAGCGCGTCGAGTACTCCCTTGGCGACGCCGACGGCGCGCTCATCGCGGGCTGGTTCGCCCGGCGGATCACCCCCTACGTTTCCCGTGGAGAGTCGGTGGCGCGCGGCGAGCGGATCGGCCACATCGCGTTCGGCTCGCGGGCCGACGTCGTGCTGCCGCCGGAGTACGGGATGGCGGACGTGCGGGTTCGGAAGGGCGAGAAGGTGCGCGCCGGCGAGTCGATAATCGCGAGGGCGGACTGAATCCGACGTCGCGCCGACCGGTCGCCCCCTGTAGATCCCGCTGCTTCCGCCGTACCCACCGCGGACTCACTCCCGCTCCAGAACCAGTACGTGCCGGACGAGCGATCGGTGGACGCGCCGCTCGAACGAGTCCGTCACCGACCACCCCGCGTCCTCGGCCTCGGTCCGCCACGACCGATCCGCGATCAGCACCCCGCGAGGCGCGACTCTGGCGGCCTCCGAGAGCGCGCCCGCGACCAGGTCCGCCAGTTCGTGCCGGGCGATCTTCGACTGGCGGCCGTAGGGCGCGTCGAACACGGCGCCGTCGGCCGCGTCGTCTCGAACCCCGAGTTCCGTCGCGTCGCCGCGGATCACCGCGAAGCCGTCGTCGAGGTAGTGCGCGAGGTTCCCCCTGGCGCCCCGGGCCATCTTCGCCTGGGCGTCGTTGCCGAGGACCTCGCTCCCGACGAGTCCGGCCTCGATGAGCACCCCGCCCGTCCCGCACATGGGGTCGAGGATGCGGCTCCCCGGGCCCGCTCCGGCGAGGTTGGCGTACGCCCGGGCGTCCATCGGCGCCATGCTCCCGGGCTGGAAGAACGGCCGGTCGGTCGGCTTGCGGGTCGAGAAGTCCCGCACCGACTCGGCGACGACCCAGCCGACGAGACAGACCCCGCCGGCGAACAGCACCCGGAGGACCAGGTCCGGGTCGTCGAGGTCGACGGCGAACCCGCGGGCGACGAGCGCGGCGCCGCACTCGCGCTCGGCCTCGCCGGTGCTCGCGTCGGCGGAGTCGCGGACGACGCGGGCACGGACCGCGACGGTGGGGCGGTCCTCGCCCGCTCCGACGCCGACCCCTTCCGGGTCGAGGTCCGCCGACTCGACGAGGGCCCGGGCGGCCGCCACGTCGGCGTCGATGCGACCGAGGAGCGCGAGCGCGCGGCGGGTGTAGGCGAGGCCGCGGACCCGGGAGGGGTCGACCGCGTCCGCGACGGCGAGGCCGGGGGCGACGACCGAGACGTCGCTCGCGGCGGTCGCTGCCTCCCGGGCCGCGAAGGCGTCCTCCTCGCCGGCGAGTTCCAGCCCGTACACGGCCGGAGCGTCGGCGCGCCGTCGTATGAACCCCGCGGCTCGGCGATCGCGGGCGCGTCCCGGCACTTAAGTGATCCGACGCCCGGTTCCGGCGGCGGTACTACTTTAACCCTTAAATACGACGCTTAAAGCGAGAGATGGCCGACGCAAAGGAGTCGATTCACATCGAGAACGTCGTCGCGTCGACGGGAATCGGGCAGGAGCTCGACCTCCAGACCGTCGCGATGGACCTCGAGGGCGCTGATTACGACCCGGAGCAGTTCCCCGGGCTGGTGTATCGCACGCAGGATCCAAAGAGCGCGGCGCTCATCTTCCGGTCGGGCAAGATCGTCTGTACCGGGGCGAACTCGACCGCCGCCGTCCGGGAGGCGCTCCACCTCGTGTTCGACGAGCTGCGGGCGCTCGACATCCCCATCGAGGAGGACCCGGAGATCACCGTCCAGAACATCGTCACCTCCGCGGACCTGGGCGCGTCGCTGAACCTCAACGCCATCGCCATCGGCCTCGGGCTGGAGAACATCGAGTACGAGCCCGAGCAGTTCCCCGGGCTCGTCTACCGGCTCGGCGAGCCGGACGTGGTCGCGCTGCTGTTCGGCTCCGGCAAGCTCGTCATCACGGGCGGGAAGGAGCCGAGCGACGCGGAGGCGGCCGTCGACGTCATCACGGAACGGCTGTCGGAGCTCGGCCTCCTCGGCTGATCGGATGCTCCCGCAGCCCTCGACGCTCCCGGTAGCTCCCGTGTTCCCGCAGCCGTCGCCGACGCCACTGCAGACCTCGCCGGGCCGGATCGTCGCCGGCTTCCTGCTCATCGCGCTCCTCTCGACGTTCATCGCCAACACCGCCGCCTACTTCGTGATGGGCGACGCCGCCGAACTCGGGCGGGCCGTGCTCCCGGGCGCAGCGATGGCTGCCGTCGGCCTCATGGCGGCCGTCCTCCCGGTCCCCGCCGTCGTCGTCCTCGCGCTCGTCGTCGACTACGCCGCCGTCTCGGTCGCCTACGGGTTGAACCGGCGGGGGACGGCGATGGTGACCGCGATGCACTACACGCTCACCGTCGTCGTCGCCGTGTTCGCCAGCTACTCGCTCGCGCTGTACCAGGACGCCCCGCTGTGACCCGGGACCGTTCGTCCGACTCGGGGGAGTCGTCCGACTCGGAACGGTCGCGGGAGCCGGAGCGCTCGCCGGACGCGGACCGGTCGGGTCCGGACCTGCCGCCCGACTCGAACCTGCCGCCGGAGCCCGACCTGTCCCCCGAGTCCCGCCGCGACGGACTCAGCCGGCTCGTCTGGACTCACGACGAGCGCCGGCCCACGGCCCCGCTCCGCCTGGTCGCCGCGGTCGTCGCCGTCGGCGTCGCGTTCGTCGGCACGTCGCTCTCCCTCGCGTTCCTCCCGCTCGCGGGCGTCGCGTTCACCGTCGTCGCCTCGCTCGCGAATCCGGTCGTCGTCTCGCTCGCGGTGCTGCTGGTCGCGTACGCCGTGGACCGCCGCCGGCTGGCGGACCTGGGGCTGCGACGCGAGCGGGGGTGGCTCTCCGACCTCTGGTTCGGCCTCGCGCTCGGCGTCGGCCTCCAGGCGCTCGTCGCGGGCGTCGGCCTCGCGGCGGGCTGGTACCGGCTCGCCGGGACCCTCGTCGGCCCGCCGGTCGGGTTACTGACGGCGCTCGTGCTGTTCCTCGGCGTCGGGTTCTACGAGGAACTGCTGCTCCGGGGCTACCTGCTCACGAACCTCGGCGAGTGGTTCTCCCGGCACGCCGGCCAGCGCGTCGCGGCGGGGCTCGCGCTGCTCGCCTCCAGCGGCGTGTTCGGCGCGGCCCACGTCGCGAACCCCGGCGCCACGGCCGTCTCGACGCTCGGCATCACGTTCGCGGGCGTGTTCCTCGGCCTCGGCTACCTGCTGACGGGGCGGCTCTCGCTCCCGGTCGGCGTCCACATCTCGTGGAACTACGCGCAGGGCGCCGTGTTCGGCTTCCCGGTGAGCGGGCTGGACGTGGGGGCGAGCCTGCTCGCGCTGGAGCCCACCGGCCCCCGGGCGGTCACCGGCGGGGAGTTCGGCCCGGAAGCGGGGCTGCTCGGAGTGCTGGCGCTCTGCGTGGGGATCGGCGCGACCGTGTGGTGGGTTCGGTGGCGCGGCGGGAGCGGACTCGACGGTCGGGTGCTGACGCTCGACCGGCGGTGACCGACCCGTCACCGCCCGTGGTTCCGGCCCGAATCGAGGAGTAT
Protein-coding regions in this window:
- a CDS encoding protein sorting system archaetidylserine decarboxylase, coding for MRLATGSRRYVLPPLLLGVPVLLIATPVGLALLALAGFLAWFFRDPSREPAGEGVLSPADGRVSVLREDGDRVRVGVFMSPFDVHVNRAPVGGEVTRIDHRGAAHRPAFSKESARNERVEYSLGDADGALIAGWFARRITPYVSRGESVARGERIGHIAFGSRADVVLPPEYGMADVRVRKGEKVRAGESIIARAD
- a CDS encoding AAA family ATPase, translated to MDGPLWTETHAPDLADLPQPEVRERLSRAVDEPMNLVVQGPTGVGKTAAVRALARETHADPGNDLIEINVADFFGRTKKEIRTDPRFEPFLQGRSRMAKRDMINRVLKESAANAPMSGEYKTVLLDNAEEIREDFQQALRRVMEQYHRATQFVIATRQPSKLIPPIRSRCFPVPMRVPTTDETIGVLAGICEAEDVEYDEDGLEFVASAANGDLRRAVLATQAAAVEHDEVTMQGAYETLDDVGNDEQVLSALESARKGELKDARSTVDDLLSDEGFDGGGLLRELCRVARSKSDASPESVARLHALAGEVDLDLSEGLDDRLHLTHLLAAWGAGRRTTERPVRGKA
- a CDS encoding CPBP family intramembrane glutamic endopeptidase; its protein translation is MTRDRSSDSGESSDSERSREPERSPDADRSGPDLPPDSNLPPEPDLSPESRRDGLSRLVWTHDERRPTAPLRLVAAVVAVGVAFVGTSLSLAFLPLAGVAFTVVASLANPVVVSLAVLLVAYAVDRRRLADLGLRRERGWLSDLWFGLALGVGLQALVAGVGLAAGWYRLAGTLVGPPVGLLTALVLFLGVGFYEELLLRGYLLTNLGEWFSRHAGQRVAAGLALLASSGVFGAAHVANPGATAVSTLGITFAGVFLGLGYLLTGRLSLPVGVHISWNYAQGAVFGFPVSGLDVGASLLALEPTGPRAVTGGEFGPEAGLLGVLALCVGIGATVWWVRWRGGSGLDGRVLTLDRR
- a CDS encoding TATA-box-binding protein; this translates as MADAKESIHIENVVASTGIGQELDLQTVAMDLEGADYDPEQFPGLVYRTQDPKSAALIFRSGKIVCTGANSTAAVREALHLVFDELRALDIPIEEDPEITVQNIVTSADLGASLNLNAIAIGLGLENIEYEPEQFPGLVYRLGEPDVVALLFGSGKLVITGGKEPSDAEAAVDVITERLSELGLLG
- a CDS encoding THUMP domain-containing protein, whose protein sequence is MELAGEEDAFAAREAATAASDVSVVAPGLAVADAVDPSRVRGLAYTRRALALLGRIDADVAAARALVESADLDPEGVGVGAGEDRPTVAVRARVVRDSADASTGEAERECGAALVARGFAVDLDDPDLVLRVLFAGGVCLVGWVVAESVRDFSTRKPTDRPFFQPGSMAPMDARAYANLAGAGPGSRILDPMCGTGGVLIEAGLVGSEVLGNDAQAKMARGARGNLAHYLDDGFAVIRGDATELGVRDDAADGAVFDAPYGRQSKIARHELADLVAGALSEAARVAPRGVLIADRSWRTEAEDAGWSVTDSFERRVHRSLVRHVLVLERE
- a CDS encoding DUF4382 domain-containing protein gives rise to the protein MVRTGGNRRALAALAAALLVVTAGCGAGVTPGEDGSSGEGTGTVNFFISDQQNAIDQFEQLNVTVSAVILVRADAGNGTATPAGDGSGATDENGDGTGDDGNRTAEDGTEAPGPAEGERVTYGVDDVTVDLTELRGANATRLGAIDAPEGSYTQVVVRVESVEGTLTDGSEADVKLPSERLRLNKGFAVGNGESVDFVFDVTVFERGPNGYVLRPVAGESGTGDEVDIEALERGNGSAAGGGNANGSGNAGNGGDGAGNGANGNDGADDGDGSSDEANGNGADGTSGNGDVNADTEGSMTFYVSDEENAIGDFERLNVTVTAVGLHRAGDGDSGGWVERDVDDRTVDLTTLTGANATRLGTFGVGNGTYDRVFVHVGGIDGTLADGESVNVKLPSSKLQVDKRFTVGNGESVDFVYDMTAFEAGNSGKYILKPVVGESGTGDEVDIDPVDEDDSNEGDADDESADGDGSADDAALNASFVGDVSAGEEATVAVTRSGTGVENATVSVTQQADDGLSIVEFETDANGTATFDVDANATGLSVTVEDGGDEVELEREFEADGTDDGSGDSAALRAPLPG
- a CDS encoding DUF7473 family protein — protein: MLPQPSTLPVAPVFPQPSPTPLQTSPGRIVAGFLLIALLSTFIANTAAYFVMGDAAELGRAVLPGAAMAAVGLMAAVLPVPAVVVLALVVDYAAVSVAYGLNRRGTAMVTAMHYTLTVVVAVFASYSLALYQDAPL